A window from Aliamphritea hakodatensis encodes these proteins:
- a CDS encoding HAD family hydrolase: MALAIFDLDETLVAGDSASLFCRFLVDHGFAGDDFVAGDRAFSEQYSAGTLDMRDYVRFQLAPLAHLSTQQVDALMPVFIKEYLAPRVYTDARELLAACRAQGKRLVIISATAAFIVRAIAKELGVEDVLAIELEETPATEGADTGYSGEVSGVPSFREGKIIRLKAWLEEQGESMDGAYFYSDSMNDLPLLELVEHPVATNPDQSLSELALSRGWQLIRWPAPACAAPV, encoded by the coding sequence ATGGCGTTAGCGATTTTTGATCTGGATGAAACTCTGGTAGCGGGAGACAGCGCCTCACTGTTCTGTCGTTTTCTGGTTGATCACGGTTTTGCCGGTGATGACTTTGTGGCCGGCGACCGGGCGTTTTCCGAACAGTACAGCGCCGGCACGCTGGATATGCGTGACTACGTGCGTTTTCAGTTAGCGCCGTTAGCGCATCTGAGTACCCAGCAGGTTGATGCTCTGATGCCGGTGTTCATCAAAGAATATCTGGCACCCCGGGTATATACGGATGCCCGCGAACTGCTGGCGGCGTGCCGGGCGCAGGGTAAGCGTTTGGTGATTATTTCTGCAACGGCGGCGTTTATCGTCAGGGCCATTGCTAAGGAGTTGGGGGTTGAGGATGTCCTGGCCATCGAGCTGGAAGAAACCCCTGCAACAGAGGGAGCCGATACGGGCTACAGCGGTGAAGTTTCCGGTGTACCCAGTTTTAGGGAAGGCAAGATTATCCGGCTGAAGGCCTGGCTGGAAGAACAGGGAGAGTCCATGGACGGTGCGTATTTCTACAGCGACTCAATGAATGATCTGCCGCTCCTTGAGCTGGTGGAGCATCCGGTTGCGACCAATCCTGATCAGTCACTCAGTGAGCTGGCACTTTCCCGTGGCTGGCAACTGATTCGCTGGCCGGCACCTGCCTGTGCAGCGCCGGTCTGA
- a CDS encoding ABC transporter permease, with product MAEKALVTGFEDVRVIADFIGNTWLLWILLGVGGYLYWRGRNSQYFNYVFNRYVLALITLLIVSGIVFSLMEVLPGDCAEKYIAYKNTQGETITQADIDAERARMGLDQPLAVRWASWVTDLTLKGDLGFSCAKRQSVNLALGERFWMSFMFCIAGLVFAYIIAVPFGILSAFTINKDWKDTNPQHTKAERFVNTLGLSFNKLLDLQLRIISYLGLALPNFLLALSIILLYVFAGEPTPTGLFSDEWKSVPWFGDNGFEFGKLQDFLGHIWLPIFVIGWSATALQLQTVRALVVDESNKLYVDAARARGVDGMALWAGYPVRHSISPLFNSVGFDFQRIFNDLPIVAVVIGLTDAAALLIEALAQTNDQELAAGILFLVALVVISMNFMTDAVLAAIDPRVRKSVLGS from the coding sequence ATGGCTGAGAAGGCACTGGTAACAGGTTTTGAGGATGTGCGTGTGATTGCAGATTTTATTGGCAATACCTGGCTGCTGTGGATCCTGCTGGGCGTTGGTGGATATCTCTACTGGCGGGGCAGGAACAGCCAGTATTTTAATTATGTATTTAACCGTTATGTGCTGGCACTGATCACCCTGCTGATCGTCAGCGGCATTGTGTTTTCCCTGATGGAAGTGCTGCCGGGTGACTGTGCTGAAAAGTACATCGCCTATAAGAATACCCAGGGTGAAACCATTACTCAGGCGGACATTGACGCCGAGCGGGCGCGGATGGGGCTGGACCAGCCGCTGGCGGTACGCTGGGCAAGCTGGGTAACGGATCTGACCCTGAAAGGGGATCTGGGCTTTAGCTGTGCCAAACGTCAGTCGGTGAATCTGGCTTTAGGTGAGCGTTTCTGGATGAGCTTTATGTTCTGTATCGCCGGTCTGGTATTTGCCTACATCATTGCTGTGCCATTTGGCATTTTGTCGGCGTTTACCATCAATAAAGACTGGAAAGATACCAACCCTCAGCACACTAAAGCTGAGCGTTTTGTAAACACCCTTGGCCTGAGCTTTAACAAATTGCTGGATTTACAGCTGCGCATCATCAGCTACCTGGGGCTGGCGCTGCCGAACTTCCTGTTAGCCCTGAGCATTATTCTGCTGTACGTATTCGCCGGCGAGCCTACGCCAACCGGGCTGTTTTCCGATGAATGGAAAAGCGTGCCCTGGTTTGGTGATAACGGTTTTGAGTTTGGCAAGCTGCAGGATTTTCTGGGGCACATCTGGTTACCGATTTTTGTCATCGGCTGGTCGGCGACGGCGCTGCAGTTACAGACTGTCCGGGCACTGGTGGTGGATGAATCCAACAAGCTCTATGTGGATGCTGCCCGTGCCCGTGGCGTAGATGGTATGGCACTGTGGGCCGGTTATCCGGTACGTCATTCCATCAGCCCACTGTTTAACAGTGTCGGTTTCGACTTCCAGCGCATCTTTAATGATCTGCCGATTGTGGCAGTGGTGATCGGCCTGACCGATGCGGCCGCTTTGCTGATCGAAGCGCTGGCACAGACCAATGATCAGGAGCTGGCCGCCGGTATTTTATTTCTGGTGGCGCTGGTGGTTATTTCCATGAACTTTATGACTGATGCGGTACTGGCGGCGATTGATCCGCGGGTACGCAAAAGTGTGCTGGGGAGCTGA
- a CDS encoding ABC transporter permease, translated as MAIGSMLARFGRKKNVTADDAYYTAGQMALIKARFKRKTSGMVAAWILGALVFMGFFAGFFAPVDPTIAGADKDYRRGAPQAVYFWDQNGFSFRPFTYTYAKEKAKIDLKALAGGGLDALDALTSSGALSSSSQNKFTVDEDKRRYLQFFVKGWEYSLIDLSVGDLDLDIRWDRHLFGVEHGQVHLMGTDEDGKDVFSRTLHAVWITISIAIVALVVKLFTSLLVGGVSGYFGGKVDTVMMSITEAVRVIPPIPIYLACAVALAQIDLTSVQRYFAIAVVIGMLDFATLGRRLRTHILTERNQDYVLAAQLCGSGTWRIIWRHLVPSFGSYIIVDTLINFPYVILAETSLSFLGLGLTEPVNSLGVLLQKAQDPDIQQNMIWQFFPVAVFVALIMAFVFVGDALRDAADPYAEKK; from the coding sequence ATGGCAATCGGAAGTATGCTGGCCCGGTTCGGGCGTAAAAAAAACGTGACCGCGGACGATGCCTATTACACCGCCGGTCAGATGGCGCTGATCAAAGCCCGCTTTAAACGCAAAACCTCCGGTATGGTTGCGGCCTGGATTCTGGGGGCGCTGGTATTCATGGGCTTTTTTGCCGGCTTCTTTGCGCCGGTTGATCCGACCATTGCCGGAGCGGATAAAGACTATCGCCGGGGGGCACCGCAGGCGGTGTATTTCTGGGATCAGAATGGTTTTTCATTCCGCCCCTTTACTTATACCTATGCAAAAGAAAAAGCCAAAATTGACCTCAAGGCGCTGGCCGGTGGCGGGTTGGATGCCCTGGATGCACTGACGTCCAGCGGCGCGCTGAGTTCATCCAGCCAGAATAAGTTTACGGTGGATGAAGACAAACGCCGTTATCTGCAGTTTTTTGTGAAGGGCTGGGAATACAGCCTGATTGATCTGAGCGTCGGTGATCTGGATCTGGATATTCGCTGGGACCGGCATTTGTTCGGCGTAGAGCATGGTCAGGTTCACCTCATGGGCACCGATGAAGACGGCAAGGATGTCTTCAGCCGCACCCTGCATGCGGTGTGGATTACCATCAGCATCGCCATTGTGGCCTTAGTCGTGAAACTGTTTACATCCCTGTTAGTCGGCGGTGTCAGCGGCTATTTTGGCGGTAAGGTGGATACCGTGATGATGAGCATCACTGAAGCGGTCCGGGTGATTCCGCCGATTCCGATTTATCTCGCCTGTGCGGTGGCACTGGCACAGATTGATCTGACGTCCGTGCAGCGGTATTTCGCCATTGCGGTGGTCATCGGCATGCTGGATTTTGCCACCCTGGGCCGGCGCCTGCGGACTCACATTCTGACCGAGCGTAATCAGGATTATGTACTGGCGGCGCAGCTGTGCGGCTCCGGCACCTGGCGGATCATCTGGCGGCATCTGGTGCCGAGCTTTGGCAGCTACATCATTGTCGATACCCTGATCAACTTTCCGTACGTCATTCTGGCGGAAACCAGCCTGAGCTTTCTGGGGCTGGGGCTGACGGAACCGGTAAACAGCCTTGGGGTACTGCTGCAAAAAGCGCAGGATCCGGATATTCAGCAGAATATGATCTGGCAGTTTTTCCCGGTGGCGGTATTCGTTGCCCTGATTATGGCCTTTGTATTTGTCGGCGATGCGTTACGTGATGCCGCAGATCCGTATGCGGAGAAGAAGTAA
- a CDS encoding dipeptide ABC transporter ATP-binding protein, producing the protein MKMHSDAGNLLEIRDLSIDFNTDEGRVRAVNNVSLDIKPGEVMGLVGESGSGKSVTAKTIMRLIPGNAIIHPGSSIHLRHQQQDVNVLKLRGKDMRLVRGDAVSMIFQEPMASFAPAIRISDQIIQTMQIHLGVSREAARKAGIELFDRVGILEPEKRFDQYVFELSGGMRQRAMIAMALSTKPKLLIADEPTTALDVTIQAQVLELMLELREQYGMGMLFITHDLGVISKIADRVTVMKKGEVVEAGEADRVLFAPEHAYTKRLLDALPHLDELPEPPAKIPRAMVSVENLSVTYQVASAARQQESFTAVNNISLELPKGQIIGLVGESGSGKTSLGKALLGAAPVSSGSVKYNRKKHPVEFGAHKPLKRKDLARTAQLVFQDPYSSLNPRMTVRDIIAEPLEAMKLTKSREETDKKVIAIAKRCHIDVTHLRRFPHAFSGGQRQRISIARALVCKPKFIVADESVAALDVSIQAEILALLKELRDELGLTILFISHDLSVIANLCDWVCVMKHGDLVEQGNVRDIFLNPQQPYTRQLISSIPLLERREASADVPESASLPINGAVTEAAAVTVV; encoded by the coding sequence ATGAAAATGCACAGCGATGCCGGCAACCTGCTGGAAATCCGTGATCTGAGTATCGACTTTAATACCGATGAAGGCCGGGTGCGGGCGGTGAATAACGTCAGTCTGGATATTAAACCGGGTGAGGTGATGGGCTTAGTAGGGGAGAGCGGTTCCGGTAAATCTGTCACCGCCAAGACCATCATGCGGCTGATCCCCGGCAATGCAATTATTCACCCGGGCAGTTCAATTCATCTGCGCCATCAGCAGCAGGATGTGAATGTGCTGAAGCTACGCGGTAAAGACATGCGGCTGGTGCGGGGGGATGCCGTCTCGATGATCTTTCAGGAGCCGATGGCCAGCTTTGCGCCGGCGATCCGCATCAGTGATCAGATCATTCAGACTATGCAGATTCATCTGGGTGTTTCCCGTGAAGCAGCCCGTAAGGCAGGCATTGAGCTGTTTGACCGGGTGGGGATTCTGGAACCGGAAAAACGTTTTGATCAGTACGTTTTTGAACTGTCCGGGGGGATGCGTCAGCGGGCGATGATTGCCATGGCGTTATCCACCAAACCGAAATTGCTGATTGCCGATGAGCCAACCACCGCGCTGGATGTGACCATTCAGGCCCAGGTACTGGAGCTGATGCTGGAGCTGCGGGAGCAGTACGGCATGGGCATGCTGTTTATTACCCATGATCTGGGAGTGATTTCAAAAATTGCCGACAGGGTGACGGTCATGAAGAAAGGGGAAGTGGTGGAAGCCGGTGAGGCTGACAGGGTGCTGTTTGCCCCTGAGCATGCCTATACAAAACGTTTGCTGGATGCATTGCCACACCTTGATGAGCTGCCTGAACCGCCGGCGAAAATCCCCAGAGCAATGGTATCTGTTGAAAATCTGTCGGTGACCTATCAGGTGGCCAGCGCCGCCCGTCAGCAGGAAAGCTTTACGGCGGTGAATAATATCTCCCTGGAGTTGCCCAAGGGGCAGATCATTGGTCTGGTCGGTGAGAGCGGCTCCGGGAAAACCTCGCTGGGTAAAGCTTTGCTGGGGGCTGCGCCGGTCAGCAGCGGCAGTGTTAAATATAACCGTAAGAAGCATCCGGTTGAGTTTGGCGCGCATAAGCCCCTGAAACGAAAGGACCTGGCCCGCACTGCACAACTGGTATTTCAGGACCCTTACAGTTCGCTGAATCCGCGGATGACGGTGCGGGATATCATTGCGGAACCTCTGGAGGCGATGAAACTGACCAAAAGCCGCGAAGAGACCGATAAGAAGGTCATCGCCATTGCTAAACGCTGTCACATTGATGTGACCCATTTACGGCGTTTTCCCCATGCTTTTTCCGGCGGTCAGCGGCAGCGGATCAGCATTGCCCGGGCACTGGTCTGCAAACCGAAGTTTATTGTGGCGGATGAGTCCGTGGCGGCGCTGGATGTATCTATTCAGGCGGAAATTCTGGCCCTGTTGAAAGAGTTGCGTGATGAGCTGGGGCTGACCATTCTGTTCATTTCCCATGATCTGAGCGTCATTGCCAACCTGTGTGACTGGGTCTGTGTGATGAAACACGGTGATCTGGTGGAGCAGGGCAATGTCCGGGATATTTTTCTGAATCCTCAGCAGCCGTATACCCGGCAACTGATCTCGTCGATACCCTTGCTGGAGCGCCGGGAGGCGTCGGCAGATGTGCCTGAGTCAGCCTCTCTGCCCATTAACGGTGCCGTCACGGAAGCTGCTGCGGTGACGGTTGTCTGA
- a CDS encoding ABC transporter substrate-binding protein, whose amino-acid sequence MNKLLIAGATALMASNVLASCPAVTGPDAGGKYPHIFERAEYEAQQGCKLSFAENPAIKALNARIAGNPALMPLAKRIPTEPLVVAPYQQIGIYGGVLDGISKATESGTSDLLSVRHVNLVRFSDDLATVVPNVAKSWEWNADFTVLKVSLRDGHKWSDGAPFTAADVAFWYNDLLMNSNVIEKPKDRFLSAGKPVKVEVLNDTTVQFTMNESTPGFLDNFAQDYAQPFQPKHLLAQFHPELNKDADKKAEELGFENGYAVINFYYGQSDWKDVPTPLLKDKSASDRLVAAGLTAIAPSLESYLVVEESLEGRRLVANPYFFQVDTAGNQLPYINEIREVFIGDEDIQTAKLIAGEVDYKAQAVNLPQAPVLLENKDQGKYEIALRPTIAQTTIAFNLTDKDEEKRAVFNDVNFRRAMSVAMNRDQINEIAYFGLGKPTQYTGFDADTTPFITEDLKTRFTQYDPKMAAELLDKAGVVDKNNDGLRDLPSGKKFELNIQYATQGTPTELVEIIANNWTEVGVKTTIKEVTSDEYRNSQTANDLSVLSWVMGRPLATLASNTETLLPPYGSFFDLRTGMLWAQHRDTNGAEGVQPPSTVAEMKQLTDRFVTLQAGTEASDTLGMEIAERVVDDLYIIGTVKAVSPVYRSRSLGNFEVPKTSSYEFYRMYPYLATQWYLGAEGMAQN is encoded by the coding sequence ATGAATAAGTTGTTAATCGCAGGCGCAACCGCGCTGATGGCAAGCAATGTGTTGGCGAGCTGCCCGGCTGTGACCGGTCCGGATGCCGGCGGTAAATACCCGCATATTTTTGAGCGTGCTGAATATGAAGCACAGCAGGGCTGCAAGCTGAGCTTTGCAGAGAACCCGGCCATCAAAGCGCTGAACGCCCGTATCGCCGGTAACCCGGCATTGATGCCACTGGCTAAACGTATTCCGACAGAGCCTTTAGTGGTAGCCCCTTATCAGCAGATCGGTATTTACGGCGGTGTGCTGGACGGTATTTCCAAGGCGACGGAATCCGGTACTTCAGACCTGCTGTCGGTGCGCCACGTTAACCTGGTGCGTTTCAGCGATGATCTGGCGACTGTGGTGCCTAACGTGGCTAAGTCCTGGGAATGGAATGCGGACTTTACCGTGCTGAAAGTAAGCCTGCGTGACGGTCACAAGTGGTCTGACGGTGCGCCGTTCACCGCTGCAGATGTCGCCTTCTGGTACAACGATCTGCTGATGAACAGTAATGTAATCGAAAAACCTAAAGACCGTTTCCTGTCGGCCGGTAAGCCGGTAAAGGTTGAAGTACTGAATGACACCACGGTGCAGTTCACCATGAACGAATCCACCCCGGGTTTCCTGGATAACTTTGCTCAGGATTACGCCCAGCCATTCCAGCCGAAGCACCTGCTGGCACAGTTCCACCCGGAACTGAATAAGGATGCCGACAAGAAAGCTGAAGAACTGGGCTTCGAGAACGGTTATGCGGTCATTAACTTCTACTACGGTCAGTCTGACTGGAAAGATGTGCCGACCCCACTGCTGAAAGATAAATCGGCTTCTGACCGTCTGGTGGCGGCCGGTCTGACAGCTATCGCACCGAGCCTGGAATCCTATCTGGTGGTAGAAGAGTCGCTGGAAGGTCGCCGTCTGGTGGCTAACCCGTATTTCTTCCAGGTGGATACCGCCGGTAACCAGCTGCCGTACATCAACGAAATCCGCGAAGTGTTTATCGGTGATGAAGATATCCAGACCGCCAAGCTGATTGCCGGTGAAGTGGATTACAAGGCGCAGGCGGTTAACCTGCCACAGGCACCGGTACTGCTGGAAAACAAGGATCAGGGTAAGTATGAAATTGCCCTTCGCCCGACCATTGCGCAAACCACCATCGCCTTTAACCTGACGGATAAAGACGAAGAAAAGCGTGCGGTGTTCAATGATGTGAACTTCCGCCGGGCCATGTCGGTAGCGATGAACCGTGATCAGATTAACGAAATTGCTTACTTTGGCCTGGGTAAACCGACTCAGTACACCGGTTTCGATGCGGATACTACACCGTTCATTACGGAAGATCTGAAGACCCGTTTCACCCAGTACGATCCGAAAATGGCCGCTGAATTGCTGGACAAAGCCGGTGTTGTGGATAAAAACAACGATGGCCTGCGTGATCTGCCGTCCGGTAAGAAGTTCGAACTGAACATCCAGTATGCGACTCAGGGCACACCGACTGAGCTGGTAGAAATCATTGCCAACAACTGGACTGAAGTGGGCGTGAAAACCACCATCAAGGAAGTGACCTCTGATGAGTACCGCAACTCCCAGACCGCAAACGACCTGAGTGTCCTGAGCTGGGTAATGGGCCGCCCGCTGGCAACGCTGGCCAGCAACACTGAAACCCTGCTACCACCGTATGGCAGCTTCTTCGACCTGCGTACCGGTATGCTGTGGGCACAGCACCGGGATACCAACGGCGCGGAAGGTGTACAGCCGCCGTCCACGGTTGCAGAAATGAAGCAACTGACCGACCGTTTCGTGACGCTGCAGGCCGGTACTGAAGCCTCCGATACGCTGGGAATGGAAATCGCTGAGCGGGTGGTGGATGACCTGTACATCATCGGCACTGTAAAGGCGGTTTCGCCGGTATACCGCAGCCGTTCACTGGGCAACTTCGAAGTACCGAAGACCTCTTCTTACGAGTTCTACCGTATGTATCCGTATCTGGCTACTCAGTGGTATCTGGGTGCAGAAGGTATGGCTCAGAACTGA